From Peromyscus maniculatus bairdii isolate BWxNUB_F1_BW_parent chromosome 8, HU_Pman_BW_mat_3.1, whole genome shotgun sequence, a single genomic window includes:
- the Lsm11 gene encoding U7 snRNA-associated Sm-like protein LSm11, with the protein MEEREWGARSARAGSPASPPSPRLDVSSYSFDPLLALYSPRLPPIPYPNAPCFNNVAEYESFLKGGRTGRGRARGTGEPASAGTSTGTSTGAGTSSRARRRAAPTPDPERIQRLRRLMVVKEDADGAAGARRQGPGRSKKAPRNVLTRMPLHEGSPLGELHRCIREGVKVNVHIRTFKGLRGVCTGFLVAFDKFWNMALTDVDETYRKPVLGKAYERDSSLTLTRLFDRLKLQDSSKKEADSKSAVEDSTLSRYSQTSTWKVASVWGRGDTDRGSHKRSRSVPSSLQASAREESRSELSGRTTRTEGSSAGGTFSRATTLSRGQSRKKKRKPKVDYQQVFTRHINQIFIRGENVLLVHLAQ; encoded by the exons ATGGAGGAGCGCGAGTGGGGGGCGAGGTCGGCTCGCGCCGGCAGCCCGGCCAGCCCGCCCAGCCCGCGGCTGGACGTCAGCTCCTACAGCTTCGACCCGCTGCTGGCCCTGTACTCGCCGCGCCTGcctcccatcccctaccccaaCGCGCCCTGCTTTAACAACGTGGCGGAGTACGAGAGCTTCCTGAAGGGCGGGCGCACCGGGCGCGGCCGGGCGCGGGGCACCGGGGAGCCGGCCTCGGCGGGAACCTCCACCGGAACCTCCACGGGAGCCGGGACCTCGAGCAGGGCCCGGCGCCGCGCCGCGCCCACCCCAGATCCCGAGCGCATCCAGCGTCTGCGCCGCCTCATGGTGGTCAAGGAGGACGCGGACGGCGCGGCCGGGGCTCGACGCCAGGGCCCGGGGCGCAGCAAGAAGGCGCCGCGCAATGTGCTCACGCGGATGCCCT TGCATGAAGGTAGCCCTCTGGGGGAACTCCACCGCTGTATCCGAGAGGGAGTTAAGGTGAATGTCCACATCCGCACCTTCAAGGGACTTCGGGGTGTCTGCACAGGCTTCCTGGTTGCATTTGACAAGTTCTGGAATATG GCCCTCACCGATGTGGATGAGACTTACCGTAAACCTGTGTTAGGCAAAGCCTATGAACGGGATTCTTCGCTGACTCTCACAAGG CTTTTTGATCGGCTGAAACTTCAAGATTCCTCCAAAAAGGAAGCAGATTCCAAGTCTGCGGTGGAAGACTCCACCCTGTCTAGATACTCGCAGACATCCACTTGGAAGGTGGCTTCAGTGTGGGGACGAGGAGACACTGACCGGGGCTCACACAAGCGCTCCCGCTccgtcccttcctccctgcaggcTTCTGCCAGGGAGGAGTCCAGGTCTGAGCTGTCAGGGAGGACTACACGGACAGAAGGGTCCAGTGCGGGAGGTACCTTCTCCAGGGCCACCACCCTTTCACGGGGCCAGTCccgaaagaaaaagagaaagcccaAGGTGGATTACCAGCAGGTATTCACGCGACACATAAATCAGATTTTCATTCGAGGCGAGAATGTCCTGCTGGTTCATCTTGCACAGTGA